The Mus caroli chromosome 1, CAROLI_EIJ_v1.1, whole genome shotgun sequence genome has a window encoding:
- the Lyg1 gene encoding lysozyme g-like protein 1: MSPLWLLLGLLALTGSSESSNWGCYGNIRTLDTPGASCRIGRRYGLTYCGVRASERLAEVDRPYLLRHQPTMRLVGQKYCMDPAVIAGVLSRESPGGNYVVDLGNIGSGLGMVKETKFYPPTAWKSETWVSQKTQTLTSSIKEIKTRFPTWTADQHLRGGLCAYSKGPNFVRSNQDLNCDFCNDVLARAKYFKDHGF; encoded by the exons ATGTCTCCACTGTGGCTGCTTCTAGGCCTCCTGGCCCTGACTG GCTCCTCTGAAAGCAGCAATTGGGGATGCTATGGAAACATCCGCACCCTGGACACCCCAGGAGCCTCCTGCAGGATTGGAAGACGCTACGGCCTGACCTATTGCG GAGTCCGTGCCTCTGAACGGCTGGCCGAAGTTGACAGGCCATATCTTCTGAGACATCAACCCACCATGAGACTTGTTGGCCAGAAATACTGTATGGATCCTGCAGTGATCGCTGGTGTCCTGTCAAGAGAGTCTCCAGGAGGCAACTATGTGGTCGACCTGGGCAACATTGGCAGTGGACTTGGGATGGTGAAG GAGACAAAATTCTATCCTCCCACAGCTTGGAAGAGTGAGACCTGGGTTTCCCAGAAAACTCAGACTCTGACATCTAGCATCAAAGAGATCAAGACTCGGTTTCCAACCTGGACCGCCGACCAGCATCTGAGAG GTGGACTCTGTGCCTACAGTAAAGGTCCTAACTTTGTCCGAAGCAACCAGGACCTGAACTGTGATTTCTGCAATGACGTCCTTGCTAGAGCCAAATACTTCAAGGACCATGGCTTCTAG